A section of the Methanobrevibacter thaueri genome encodes:
- the alaS gene encoding alanine--tRNA ligase → MINMVEIFDELGYKKQTCKTCGQEFYSQVDRDTCGDAPCDEYEFIANPATDKPYNLYEIQKVFREFLESEGHTHVPRYPVLAKRWRDDVFLVGASIFCFQPWITSGLVKPPANPIEMAQPSIRLNDVDNVGRTGRHMTCFTMGTHTVINKEDDFIYWEDRTIELCHKFFEHIGINTEEITFIKSWWAGGGNEGPCYEVCCRGVELATLVFIQYETLEDGSKKEIPIKVVDTGYGLERIAWISQGTPTAYDACFAPVVDKLKELTGVEINEDIQGRNAQIAGMMDIEDIGDLKELRQQVADSLDLSLEEYLKAAEPMEAIYIIADHTRCLAFMIADGIIPSNVKEGYLARLVLRRTIRFMKELDMKESLADVMAIQLDFLSKFYPEIRDSEEHIMNIITLEEERYAATVKKGRSIVKRSIKRLKKEGKSEMPLDMLIDLYDAHGIPPETVVEMAGDGFTVNVPDNFFTQVAGAHEKDTTNKKSTFKVDFPETDLLFYKDFYQEEFEAEVLGLVEKDGDKCLIFDKTVFYPEGGGQPSDIGEVSIDGNVFKMNHAEKIDNVVLHHVDGDVTDDMVGKKVTGKLDWTRRITLARHHTGTHLVIAAARKVLGQHIWQAGSQNGLTRARIDLSHYKRITQEELNEIEKLANEYVMDNIDLDIQFHTRDEAQELYGFVLYQGGIVPGKMIRVVKVPGVDVQACAGTHVLRTGVVGPIKINKTERVQDGVERIDFSAGLAAIDSMQHDGEILRESSGIFKVENDQLPKTCDRFFSEWKAQKNEIDRLKSEIASLKMNSLADEYDEINGLKVVHQLIEADFKELQKMATDFTDNGKADVVIMGNSDGKIVGAASQSAIDSGVKINEIIKTAAGVLGGGGGGRLTLAQGAGKNADKMDEAIQTAVDLIQG, encoded by the coding sequence ATGATTAATATGGTAGAAATTTTTGACGAACTTGGTTATAAAAAACAAACATGTAAAACTTGCGGACAGGAGTTTTACTCACAGGTGGATAGAGACACTTGCGGGGACGCTCCATGTGATGAGTATGAGTTTATTGCAAATCCTGCAACCGACAAGCCATACAATTTATATGAGATCCAGAAAGTTTTTAGAGAATTTTTAGAAAGTGAAGGACACACACATGTCCCAAGATATCCCGTTTTGGCTAAAAGATGGAGAGATGACGTATTTTTAGTTGGAGCATCAATCTTCTGTTTCCAGCCTTGGATTACCTCCGGCCTTGTCAAGCCTCCGGCAAATCCTATTGAAATGGCCCAACCTTCAATCAGACTGAACGATGTGGACAACGTCGGTAGGACAGGCCGTCACATGACCTGCTTCACAATGGGAACCCACACAGTCATCAACAAGGAAGACGATTTCATTTACTGGGAAGACCGCACAATCGAATTGTGCCACAAATTCTTCGAACACATTGGAATCAACACTGAGGAGATTACCTTCATCAAGTCCTGGTGGGCAGGCGGAGGTAATGAGGGACCTTGTTATGAGGTTTGCTGCCGTGGTGTGGAACTTGCCACTTTGGTATTCATCCAATACGAAACTCTTGAGGATGGATCCAAGAAGGAAATCCCAATCAAGGTTGTGGACACCGGTTACGGTCTTGAGAGAATCGCATGGATTTCACAGGGAACTCCAACAGCCTATGACGCATGCTTCGCTCCTGTTGTTGACAAGCTAAAAGAGTTGACCGGAGTTGAGATCAACGAGGACATTCAAGGAAGAAATGCGCAAATCGCCGGAATGATGGATATCGAGGATATTGGGGACCTGAAGGAACTCAGGCAGCAAGTGGCTGACAGCCTCGACTTGTCATTGGAAGAGTACCTGAAGGCGGCAGAACCTATGGAGGCAATCTACATCATTGCCGACCACACAAGATGCCTTGCATTCATGATTGCAGACGGAATCATTCCTTCAAACGTGAAAGAGGGATACCTGGCAAGACTGGTTTTAAGAAGAACCATCAGGTTCATGAAGGAATTGGACATGAAGGAATCCCTGGCTGATGTCATGGCAATACAGCTTGATTTCCTGTCCAAGTTCTATCCTGAGATTCGCGACTCCGAGGAGCACATCATGAACATCATCACTCTTGAAGAGGAAAGATACGCAGCAACAGTCAAAAAAGGAAGAAGCATAGTCAAAAGGTCCATCAAAAGACTTAAGAAAGAGGGCAAATCAGAAATGCCTCTTGACATGCTGATTGATTTGTATGATGCCCATGGAATTCCTCCTGAAACAGTCGTTGAGATGGCAGGTGACGGATTTACCGTAAATGTTCCGGATAATTTCTTCACACAGGTTGCAGGAGCTCACGAGAAGGACACAACAAACAAGAAATCCACATTTAAAGTAGACTTCCCTGAAACCGATTTATTGTTCTATAAAGATTTCTACCAAGAAGAGTTCGAAGCGGAAGTTTTAGGATTAGTTGAAAAAGATGGGGACAAATGTTTAATCTTCGATAAAACAGTATTCTACCCTGAAGGAGGAGGCCAACCTTCAGACATAGGTGAGGTTTCCATAGACGGAAATGTCTTTAAAATGAATCATGCTGAAAAGATTGACAATGTCGTATTGCACCATGTAGATGGTGACGTGACTGATGACATGGTTGGCAAAAAAGTCACAGGCAAACTTGACTGGACAAGAAGGATAACCCTTGCACGCCACCACACAGGAACACACCTGGTCATTGCAGCGGCAAGAAAAGTGCTTGGTCAGCACATCTGGCAGGCAGGGTCACAAAACGGCCTAACCCGTGCACGTATCGACCTTTCACATTATAAACGTATCACACAGGAAGAGCTGAATGAAATCGAGAAATTGGCCAATGAATACGTAATGGACAACATCGACTTGGACATCCAGTTCCACACAAGGGACGAGGCACAGGAATTATACGGATTCGTACTATACCAGGGGGGTATCGTTCCTGGAAAAATGATTCGTGTGGTCAAAGTTCCTGGAGTCGACGTTCAGGCATGTGCAGGTACACACGTACTGAGGACAGGTGTGGTCGGGCCGATTAAGATCAACAAGACCGAAAGGGTTCAGGACGGTGTTGAGAGGATTGACTTTTCAGCAGGGCTTGCGGCAATCGATTCAATGCAGCATGACGGTGAAATCCTGCGTGAAAGTTCAGGAATCTTCAAGGTTGAAAACGACCAGTTGCCAAAAACCTGTGACAGGTTCTTCTCCGAATGGAAAGCACAGAAAAATGAGATTGACCGTCTGAAATCAGAGATTGCAAGCTTAAAGATGAACTCATTGGCAGACGAATACGATGAAATCAACGGCTTGAAGGTTGTTCACCAGCTGATTGAGGCTGACTTCAAGGAGCTTCAGAAAATGGCAACCGACTTCACTGACAACGGCAAGGCCGATGTTGTCATCATGGGAAACAGCGACGGTAAAATCGTTGGTGCGGCTTCACAAAGTGCAATCGACAGTGGAGTCAAAATCAATGAGATCATCAAGACTGCAGCAGGCGTTTTAGGTGGTGGCGGCGGTGGCCGTTTGACCTTGGCACAGGGTGCAGGTAAAAATGCAGACAAAATGGATGAGGCCATCCAAACTGCAGTTGATTTAATTCAAGGATAA
- the fbp gene encoding fructose-1,6-bisphosphate aldolase/phosphatase: protein MKTTVSVIKADIGSVSGHCVAHPDLMEICDEVLADALEAGIIKDYYVSRCGDDIDLIMTHDKGVENEEVHKTAYDAFMKATERARELKLYGAGQDLLSDTFSGNIKGMGPGVAEMEFEERPSDPVLVFCCDKTEPGAFNLPVFRMFADPFNTAGLVIDPSLHDGFKFEVFDVIEHRKVILNCPEEMYDLLALIGSTGRYVIKRVWKKNGEIAAAISTERLNLMAGEYVGKDDPVCIVRAQSGFPANGECVDPFAFPHMVSGWMRGSHNGPMMPVSEMEANPIRFDGPPRVVGLGFQVANGELIGPVDLFDDPAFDPTREQAAKIATYIRRHGPFEPHRLPAEEMEYTSLPGVMEKLESRFEDMDE, encoded by the coding sequence ATGAAAACTACTGTTAGTGTAATTAAAGCTGATATCGGAAGTGTGTCCGGACACTGTGTCGCACACCCTGATTTAATGGAAATTTGTGACGAAGTTTTAGCTGACGCATTAGAAGCAGGTATCATAAAAGATTACTATGTTTCCCGTTGCGGAGACGACATAGACTTAATCATGACCCACGACAAAGGGGTAGAAAACGAAGAAGTACACAAAACCGCATATGACGCATTCATGAAAGCTACCGAAAGGGCACGTGAATTAAAATTATACGGTGCAGGTCAAGACTTGTTATCCGATACCTTCTCTGGAAACATCAAAGGTATGGGACCTGGTGTCGCTGAAATGGAATTCGAAGAAAGGCCATCCGACCCTGTTTTAGTATTCTGCTGTGACAAAACCGAACCTGGTGCATTCAACTTACCAGTATTCAGAATGTTCGCAGACCCATTCAACACTGCAGGATTAGTTATTGACCCATCATTACATGATGGATTCAAATTTGAAGTATTCGATGTAATCGAACACAGAAAAGTTATCCTTAACTGTCCTGAAGAAATGTACGACTTGCTTGCATTAATTGGTTCCACCGGAAGATACGTAATCAAAAGAGTATGGAAGAAAAACGGTGAAATCGCAGCTGCAATAAGTACTGAAAGGTTAAACTTAATGGCTGGAGAATACGTTGGTAAAGACGACCCAGTATGTATCGTAAGAGCACAATCTGGTTTCCCTGCTAACGGTGAATGTGTAGATCCATTTGCATTCCCACACATGGTAAGTGGATGGATGAGAGGATCCCACAACGGTCCAATGATGCCGGTATCTGAAATGGAAGCAAACCCAATCAGATTCGACGGACCACCTAGAGTAGTAGGATTAGGTTTCCAAGTAGCTAACGGTGAATTGATCGGACCAGTCGACTTATTTGACGACCCTGCATTCGACCCAACCCGTGAACAAGCTGCTAAAATCGCAACTTACATCAGAAGACACGGTCCATTCGAACCTCACAGATTACCTGCTGAAGAAATGGAATACACTTCACTTCCTGGTGTAATGGAAAAATTAGAATCCAGATTTGAAGACATGGATGAATAA
- a CDS encoding DUF3781 domain-containing protein — translation MHKKVLLENVEKIHTTEMGIGRIQKNLGIDEEPVSYCISKLKQDNSIVNKEGKNYYVDVDDCIITINSSSFTIITAHKK, via the coding sequence ATGCACAAGAAAGTACTTTTAGAAAACGTTGAAAAAATCCACACAACAGAAATGGGCATTGGAAGGATTCAGAAGAATCTGGGAATTGATGAGGAGCCCGTAAGCTACTGCATTTCAAAATTAAAACAGGACAATTCAATTGTCAACAAAGAAGGTAAAAATTACTACGTTGATGTTGACGACTGCATAATAACAATTAATTCAAGCAGCTTTACAATAATCACAGCCCATAAAAAATAG
- the thiI gene encoding tRNA uracil 4-sulfurtransferase ThiI translates to MNYDLIIARYGEIGLKSPKIRSRFERKLVKNIKATFECDVERNQGRIYICPDDFEDGVEKLNRVFGVVSYSPATSTHTSYEDIDKTLTEYVEDLVSENLIDENTKFAIKCRRVGKHDFTSQEMAAHCGGVVRDVVLAPVDLTNPDLTIFVEVREERTFIFHEKIKGPGGLPLGTQGKVVVLLSSGIDSPVAAYLMMKRGCEVVALHCNNDPFAGPKVTELFNQLVDQLNIYAKGTPIKKRVIDYGEYLQAAKDNAPEKMTCVLCKSGMYHIAEKLAQKLGADAIVDGSSVGQVASQTLSNILATRYGVEMPILSPLIGLDKEEITAIAKEIGTFEISKIDDGGCSAVPKYPETRADLERVKEACEAMNQDVEIEKAFENIRKLD, encoded by the coding sequence ATGAATTATGATTTAATAATTGCTAGATATGGTGAAATAGGACTTAAAAGTCCTAAAATAAGGTCACGTTTTGAAAGAAAGCTAGTTAAGAATATCAAAGCTACTTTTGAATGCGATGTAGAAAGAAACCAGGGAAGAATCTATATTTGTCCTGATGATTTTGAAGACGGTGTGGAAAAGCTGAACCGGGTGTTCGGTGTCGTGTCATACTCTCCCGCAACTTCAACACATACAAGTTATGAAGACATTGATAAAACATTGACAGAGTATGTGGAGGATTTGGTCAGTGAGAATCTGATTGACGAGAACACAAAATTCGCAATCAAGTGCCGTCGCGTGGGTAAACATGATTTCACCTCCCAGGAAATGGCTGCCCATTGCGGTGGTGTCGTAAGGGATGTGGTTCTGGCACCGGTTGACTTGACAAATCCTGATTTGACAATATTCGTTGAAGTCCGTGAAGAGAGGACTTTCATTTTCCATGAAAAGATTAAAGGCCCTGGCGGATTGCCTTTGGGAACACAGGGAAAAGTCGTTGTGCTTTTATCAAGCGGAATAGACTCTCCTGTAGCTGCATATCTTATGATGAAAAGGGGATGTGAGGTTGTTGCGCTTCACTGCAACAACGATCCTTTCGCAGGTCCGAAGGTCACAGAGCTTTTCAACCAACTCGTTGACCAACTAAACATTTACGCCAAGGGAACTCCAATCAAAAAGCGAGTAATCGATTACGGTGAGTATCTGCAGGCCGCCAAGGACAACGCCCCTGAAAAGATGACCTGTGTTTTGTGCAAGTCCGGAATGTATCACATAGCGGAGAAATTGGCACAAAAGCTAGGTGCAGATGCAATAGTTGACGGAAGCAGCGTTGGCCAGGTCGCATCACAGACACTGTCAAACATCCTTGCAACAAGATACGGCGTTGAAATGCCGATATTGTCACCGTTGATAGGGCTTGACAAGGAGGAAATCACTGCCATTGCTAAGGAAATCGGAACGTTCGAAATCTCCAAAATAGATGATGGAGGGTGCAGTGCAGTTCCAAAATATCCTGAAACCCGTGCGGATTTAGAGCGCGTTAAGGAGGCTTGCGAGGCCATGAACCAGGATGTTGAAATAGAAAAGGCCTTTGAGAATATTAGAAAATTAGATTAA